In the genome of Schistocerca piceifrons isolate TAMUIC-IGC-003096 chromosome X, iqSchPice1.1, whole genome shotgun sequence, one region contains:
- the LOC124721385 gene encoding cytochrome b5-like: MDQPVKLFRMAEVAKCNDSKQTYIVIHNAVYDVTAFLNEHPGGEEVLLDQAGKDGTEAFEDVGHSTDARDMMTKYKIGELVEEDRVETKVKPPVNWDTDKETSNSSWKSWIIPVALGVVATILYRSYFIAQGH, from the exons ATGGACCAACCTGTGAAGCTGTTTCGTATGGCTGAAGTTGCGAAGTGCAATGACAGTAAACAGACTTATATTGTGATACACAATGCTGTGTACGACgtaactgcctttttaaatgag CACCCAGGTGGTGAAGAAGTTTTATTGGATCAAGCTGGGAAAGATGGTACTGAAGCATTTGAAGATGTTGGCCATTCTACTGATGCAAGGGACATGATGACTAAGTACAAAATTGGTGAACTAGTGGAG GAAGATCGTGTTGAAACAAAAGTAAAACCTCCAGTGAACTGGGATACTGATAAGGAAACGAGTAACAG TTCTTGGAAATCGTGGATCATCCCTGTTGCATTGGGAGTTGTGGCAACAATTTTGTACAGATCGTATTTTATAGCACAGGGTCACTAA